Proteins encoded within one genomic window of Formosa agariphila KMM 3901:
- a CDS encoding polysaccharide pyruvyl transferase family protein → MNLCYFKGDIPNFGDDLNPYIFNHLMPNYKTGNSNVYILFIGTILSEAFINDHNLGNKDLKKIVLGSGIRFINKVPQFDYSWDFHFVRGPLSSACIQSSLKKEIKYITDPGYLILKTPFYKQLKADKKYDISFMPHFRSLNQVNWKAICDELGYHFIDPSEPDVEKIMLQIKQSKCLMTEAMHGAIIADALRVPWLRFKCFSHLHEQNYVSEFKWSDWLYSMGLKHENINLEYSRYIREFENRVKLFKLDNIKKNKIISKIKELNISSDNFQLSDSKLLETKTEELEIQLKELIKFNL, encoded by the coding sequence ATGAACTTATGTTATTTTAAAGGAGATATCCCAAATTTTGGAGATGATTTAAACCCTTATATTTTTAATCATTTAATGCCTAATTATAAAACAGGCAATAGTAATGTTTATATATTATTTATAGGCACTATTTTGTCTGAAGCTTTTATTAATGATCATAACCTTGGTAATAAAGATTTAAAAAAAATTGTGTTGGGGTCAGGAATAAGATTTATTAATAAAGTGCCTCAATTTGATTATAGTTGGGATTTTCATTTTGTAAGAGGACCACTGTCTTCTGCCTGTATTCAAAGTTCTTTGAAAAAAGAAATTAAGTATATAACGGATCCTGGTTATTTAATATTGAAAACACCTTTTTATAAACAGTTAAAAGCTGATAAAAAATACGATATTTCATTTATGCCTCATTTTAGATCTTTGAACCAAGTGAATTGGAAGGCTATTTGCGACGAGTTAGGCTATCACTTTATAGACCCTTCTGAACCCGATGTAGAAAAAATTATGCTTCAGATTAAGCAGTCTAAATGTCTTATGACGGAAGCTATGCACGGTGCTATTATAGCAGATGCTTTGAGGGTACCATGGCTTAGGTTTAAATGTTTTTCTCATCTGCACGAACAAAATTATGTTTCAGAATTCAAATGGTCTGATTGGCTTTATTCTATGGGGTTAAAACATGAGAATATTAATTTAGAATATTCTAGATATATTAGAGAGTTTGAAAATAGAGTTAAATTATTCAAATTGGATAATATTAAAAAAAATAAAATTATAAGTAAAATTAAGGAACTAAACATTTCTTCGGATAATTTTCAATTAAGTGATAGTAAATTATTAGAAACTAAAACAGAGGAGCTGGAAATTCAATTAAAAGAATTAATTAAATTCAATTTATAA
- a CDS encoding glycosyltransferase family 2 protein produces MQTQETIDISVIVPSYNGMPLFKASLDSVLAQKGVSYEVLVGNDSPSDVETRNYLDQLHYEKLRVFHNENNLGLFGNLNNLIRNSNGRIIHLWSQDDIMNTNCLYETVNFHNENPNIAYAFSRVEIIDESGTVIDRMSIDSNSTMSSQTHDLTSILTGSVPGNIANVSINKSIFETYGYFREDLKYSGDFEFWCRITDRLPVGIIQKHLIKLRRHTGQLSRNPKMWIHRIEENDEILTTFMARVPEDRKKYLKRGLLWRVYNQYFGLYLNLLRTGDNKEAQEFLKVLKKYSSVPNYYFRYSILKSLSVIKKDKKFQHWLYYKQAFGNNGK; encoded by the coding sequence ATGCAAACTCAAGAAACAATAGATATTTCTGTTATTGTACCCTCTTATAATGGGATGCCTTTATTTAAAGCGTCATTAGACTCAGTTTTAGCTCAAAAAGGAGTGTCGTATGAAGTTTTGGTTGGAAATGATAGCCCGTCAGATGTAGAAACTAGAAATTATTTAGATCAACTTCATTATGAAAAATTAAGAGTTTTTCATAATGAAAATAATCTCGGATTATTCGGTAATTTAAATAATCTAATCCGAAATTCTAATGGACGTATTATACATTTGTGGTCGCAGGATGATATTATGAATACAAATTGTTTATATGAAACAGTTAATTTCCACAATGAAAATCCAAACATAGCTTATGCTTTTTCTAGAGTAGAGATAATCGATGAATCCGGAACTGTTATTGATAGAATGTCAATAGATTCCAATAGTACTATGAGCAGCCAAACTCATGATTTAACTTCAATACTTACGGGTAGTGTTCCTGGTAATATTGCTAACGTTTCTATAAATAAATCTATTTTCGAAACCTATGGTTATTTTAGAGAAGATTTAAAATACTCAGGCGATTTTGAATTTTGGTGTAGAATAACAGATAGATTACCAGTTGGTATTATCCAAAAACATTTAATAAAGTTGCGACGACATACAGGCCAATTAAGTCGAAATCCAAAAATGTGGATTCATAGAATTGAGGAGAATGATGAAATTTTAACAACATTTATGGCCCGTGTCCCTGAAGATAGAAAAAAATATTTGAAAAGGGGGCTACTTTGGCGCGTTTATAACCAATATTTTGGATTGTATTTAAATTTATTACGTACTGGAGATAATAAAGAAGCTCAAGAATTTTTAAAGGTTTTAAAAAAATATAGTAGTGTACCTAATTATTATTTTAGGTATAGTATTTTAAAAAGTTTGAGTGTTATAAAAAAAGATAAAAAATTTCAACATTGGTTATATTATAAACAGGCATTTGGAAATAATGGTAAATAA
- a CDS encoding glycosyltransferase family 2 protein, with protein MVDKVSIIIPLYNSVSFLGETLQSVLNQSYINTEIVIVDDGSTDGSFEFALTYVSQKIKVLKNKGKGACAARNYGFELSTGDYIQFLDADDILSLDKIERQVEALKGRQDLLAVCNTVHFIDAVESGICTDEPYLFSTSKPEEFFIKLWGGNELPMNMVQTSAWLTPRLLIENHGLWNESLAKDQDGEFFARLGLNGNGIVYVPVAKNYYRKFLNGNNIASGKSRVHLASNLKSTQLKEVYLFGKTHGTQARSALAIQFKQLAIDAWPEFKDISEQAIRASNKLGGSNYEPAIGGRIVEMVKNLFGWKCAKSMSYYWKKRRK; from the coding sequence ATGGTAGACAAAGTATCTATAATAATTCCTTTATATAATTCAGTATCTTTTCTAGGAGAGACTTTGCAATCTGTCTTAAATCAATCATACATTAATACTGAAATTGTTATTGTAGATGATGGTTCTACAGATGGTTCATTTGAATTCGCTTTAACTTACGTGTCTCAAAAGATTAAGGTATTAAAAAATAAAGGAAAAGGAGCTTGTGCCGCGAGGAATTATGGCTTTGAGCTAAGTACAGGAGACTATATTCAGTTTTTGGATGCAGATGATATTTTAAGTCTAGATAAAATAGAGAGGCAAGTTGAAGCTTTAAAGGGGAGACAAGATCTCCTAGCAGTCTGTAACACAGTTCATTTTATTGATGCAGTTGAATCAGGAATATGTACCGATGAGCCCTATCTTTTTTCAACATCAAAACCTGAAGAATTTTTTATAAAACTTTGGGGAGGAAATGAATTACCTATGAATATGGTCCAGACTAGTGCTTGGTTGACACCTAGACTACTCATTGAAAACCATGGTTTGTGGAATGAAAGCTTAGCTAAAGATCAAGATGGGGAGTTTTTTGCTAGATTAGGATTAAATGGTAATGGAATTGTGTACGTACCTGTTGCTAAAAACTATTATAGAAAATTTTTAAATGGTAATAATATCGCTTCAGGTAAGTCTCGAGTACACTTAGCGAGTAATCTTAAATCAACACAACTTAAAGAAGTTTACTTGTTTGGCAAAACACATGGGACTCAAGCTAGAAGTGCACTAGCAATCCAATTTAAGCAACTTGCAATTGATGCTTGGCCTGAATTTAAGGATATTTCTGAGCAGGCAATACGAGCTTCTAACAAACTAGGAGGGAGTAATTATGAACCTGCTATAGGAGGTAGAATTGTTGAAATGGTAAAAAATCTATTTGGTTGGAAATGCGCGAAATCAATGTCGTATTATTGGAAAAAAAGAAGGAAATAA
- a CDS encoding glycosyltransferase family 4 protein produces the protein MKKLAIVTTHPIQYYAPWFKLLADRNNVEVKVFYTWSQASDEVIDKTFGKTIKWDIPLLDGYAFEFLENISKDPGTHHKNGIDCPELNNKIENWKPDAILVFGWYLKSHLEVMKYFNGKIPVWFRGDSTLLDDTPGLRQVLRKYYLTYIYGFIDKAFYVGTENKKYFKSVGVKDSQLILAPHAIDNDRFNDSEEKDYEKLALKWRAELGFKPEDLVILFAGKFESKKQPDFLLKTVQKANKYLKQPLKLLLVGHGPLEKELLSLSEADFNIKFIPFQNQSKMPILYRLGNVFCLPSKGPGETWGLAVNEAMASSRPVIVSNKVGCASDVVKIGKNGYVFNYYDEPALIKIFNTLSISNLKTMGEVAQKDIEKWNFTAIVEALEDAF, from the coding sequence ATGAAAAAATTAGCAATTGTTACGACTCATCCTATTCAATATTATGCACCCTGGTTTAAATTACTTGCCGATCGTAATAATGTAGAAGTAAAGGTTTTTTACACTTGGTCTCAAGCTTCAGATGAAGTAATAGATAAAACGTTTGGTAAAACTATAAAATGGGACATACCATTATTGGACGGGTATGCATTCGAATTCCTAGAGAATATATCTAAGGATCCAGGCACACATCATAAAAATGGTATTGATTGCCCTGAATTGAATAACAAAATTGAAAATTGGAAACCCGATGCTATTTTGGTTTTTGGATGGTATTTAAAAAGCCATTTAGAGGTCATGAAATATTTTAATGGCAAAATTCCTGTTTGGTTTCGAGGAGATTCGACATTATTGGACGATACCCCTGGATTAAGACAGGTATTACGAAAGTACTATTTAACTTATATCTACGGTTTTATAGATAAGGCCTTTTATGTCGGGACAGAAAATAAAAAGTATTTCAAATCGGTAGGGGTAAAGGATAGCCAGTTAATTTTAGCCCCACATGCAATTGATAACGATAGATTTAATGATTCTGAGGAGAAGGATTACGAAAAACTAGCATTAAAATGGAGAGCAGAACTTGGGTTTAAACCTGAAGATTTAGTTATTTTATTTGCAGGAAAATTTGAATCTAAAAAACAACCAGATTTTTTGTTAAAAACTGTTCAAAAAGCAAATAAATATTTAAAACAACCACTGAAGTTGTTATTAGTAGGACATGGTCCTTTAGAGAAAGAGTTACTTTCATTATCTGAAGCGGATTTTAATATTAAATTTATACCTTTCCAAAATCAGAGTAAAATGCCCATTTTATATCGTTTAGGGAATGTATTTTGTTTACCATCAAAAGGTCCAGGAGAAACTTGGGGCTTAGCAGTAAATGAAGCTATGGCATCTTCTAGACCGGTAATTGTAAGTAATAAAGTTGGTTGTGCATCAGATGTCGTGAAAATAGGTAAGAATGGGTATGTTTTTAACTACTACGATGAACCCGCTTTAATAAAAATATTTAATACCTTGTCAATTAGTAATTTAAAAACGATGGGAGAAGTAGCTCAAAAAGATATAGAGAAATGGAACTTTACAGCTATTGTAGAAGCTTTAGAAGACGCTTTTTAG
- a CDS encoding glycosyltransferase family protein, with amino-acid sequence MKTVLIIYPHWVPANLAGVQRPRLIGNYLKSFGWHPLLLTVESEYYEEPLDPHIAKTASKDIEVIYTKAYNVTKPRLIGDIGLRAFPFLKAKALEICKTRKIDAIWIPIPSFYTAILGRILHDKTGIPYGIDYIDPWVRDITNQNDTRAKLSQMVASNLEPYAVKKAAFITGVSTPYYWPVIERNFKKTPIHAGMPYGFDPNDHKVELDHLKMPWDDIPNCKPWIYAGAFLPNSHMFMDAFFKAIAALKSTSEWDSNVRLFFIGTGPYPAKRITAYAADYGLEDIVFEDRERHPFLNILNYISKADRVLLFGSTEKHYTASKTYQCLLSERPLFTVLHGESQAVQVIKDVKAEAYLVEYFENENKAQIADKIELVLREFQKENEWNPLLENIEQYSSKQSARVLADVMDEVLGLSN; translated from the coding sequence TTGAAAACAGTACTCATTATATATCCGCATTGGGTGCCTGCTAATTTAGCAGGGGTTCAACGACCACGATTAATAGGTAATTATTTAAAATCTTTCGGTTGGCATCCATTACTATTAACGGTAGAGTCCGAATATTACGAAGAGCCATTAGATCCACATATTGCAAAAACGGCATCAAAAGACATTGAAGTAATATATACCAAAGCGTATAATGTTACAAAACCAAGACTTATTGGAGATATAGGCTTAAGAGCCTTCCCGTTTCTAAAAGCTAAAGCCTTAGAAATTTGTAAAACACGTAAAATAGATGCTATTTGGATTCCTATTCCGTCATTTTATACTGCTATCTTGGGGCGTATACTACACGATAAAACCGGAATTCCGTACGGAATAGACTATATAGATCCTTGGGTACGTGATATTACAAATCAAAACGATACACGTGCTAAATTAAGTCAAATGGTAGCCAGTAATTTAGAGCCTTATGCCGTTAAGAAGGCAGCTTTTATTACAGGTGTTTCTACGCCTTATTATTGGCCAGTTATTGAGCGCAACTTTAAAAAAACGCCAATACATGCAGGAATGCCTTATGGTTTCGATCCTAATGATCATAAAGTCGAACTTGACCATTTAAAAATGCCATGGGATGATATTCCTAATTGCAAACCTTGGATTTATGCAGGAGCATTTTTACCCAATTCGCATATGTTTATGGATGCGTTCTTTAAAGCTATCGCAGCTTTAAAAAGCACATCAGAATGGGATTCTAATGTCCGTTTATTTTTTATAGGTACTGGGCCATATCCTGCTAAACGTATAACGGCTTATGCTGCAGATTATGGATTAGAAGATATTGTATTTGAAGATCGAGAGCGTCATCCTTTCCTTAATATCTTAAATTATATAAGTAAAGCAGACCGAGTACTTCTATTTGGAAGTACAGAAAAACATTATACAGCGTCAAAAACATATCAGTGTTTGTTAAGCGAACGTCCCTTATTTACAGTTTTACATGGTGAAAGCCAAGCAGTACAAGTAATAAAAGACGTAAAAGCAGAAGCCTATTTGGTAGAGTATTTTGAAAATGAAAACAAAGCTCAAATTGCCGATAAAATTGAACTTGTTTTAAGAGAATTCCAAAAAGAAAACGAATGGAATCCACTTTTAGAAAATATAGAACAATATTCATCAAAACAATCGGCTAGAGTTTTAGCAGATGTAATGGATGAAGTATTAGGATTATCTAATTAA
- a CDS encoding glycosyltransferase family 2 protein: MNKPLVSVLMTVYNREKYIAEAIESVLASTYHNFELILVDDGSKDKSVKIAKTFEKLDNRIKVFVNEKNLGDYPNRNHAASLAKGKYLKYVDADDLIYPHGLEQLVYYMEQFPNSSYGLCSIKQDKNKIYPYQLSPKLAYEKHYFQVPIFERAPLSAIINRDAFLSVGGFSGKQHLGDYELWHILSKKGTVVLMPPGIVWHREHDDQQMNDNRTDPYVPFKYLLNSLEHLNAKDCPLENAEKKEAILLINKKINRSILSAAKHHSIKKSIQMFKAKNNSI, from the coding sequence ATGAATAAACCCCTCGTCTCCGTATTAATGACGGTTTATAATAGAGAAAAATATATTGCAGAAGCAATAGAATCAGTATTAGCATCTACTTACCATAATTTTGAACTTATTCTTGTTGATGATGGATCTAAGGATAAATCAGTAAAAATAGCGAAGACATTTGAGAAGCTGGATAATCGAATAAAAGTCTTTGTAAATGAAAAAAATTTAGGAGATTATCCCAATCGTAATCATGCTGCATCGTTGGCAAAAGGTAAATATTTGAAATATGTAGATGCTGATGATTTAATTTACCCTCACGGTTTGGAACAATTGGTTTATTATATGGAACAATTTCCTAATTCTAGTTATGGTTTATGTTCTATAAAACAGGATAAAAATAAAATTTACCCATATCAACTTTCTCCTAAATTAGCATATGAAAAACATTATTTTCAAGTTCCGATATTTGAAAGGGCTCCGCTTTCAGCAATTATTAATAGAGATGCATTTTTGTCTGTGGGTGGTTTTAGCGGTAAGCAGCATTTAGGAGATTATGAACTTTGGCATATTCTTTCTAAAAAAGGTACAGTGGTTTTAATGCCTCCAGGTATTGTTTGGCATAGAGAACATGACGATCAACAGATGAACGATAATAGAACGGATCCTTATGTGCCTTTTAAATATTTATTAAATAGCTTAGAGCATTTAAATGCCAAGGATTGTCCTTTAGAAAATGCGGAAAAAAAAGAAGCTATTTTACTTATAAATAAAAAAATTAATCGATCAATACTTAGTGCAGCTAAACATCATTCTATTAAAAAATCAATTCAGATGTTTAAGGCCAAAAACAATTCAATATAA
- a CDS encoding sulfotransferase, producing MVNNKILIAGMHRSGTSLSANLLRESGLFIGDDLMNGGFDNKNGHFEDYEFVNLQEKDLRRKGFESTGLKNIENFNFEFDNQSKALIKEIIKKRETHDVWGWKDPRSTLYLLAWKKIIPDLKVIAIYRDYDEVVNSLDRRYWYKIKNKVNYDSFRRFIHKLIYPVNSQYLKYNHYKAWSVYNESILKFKELYPQDIVIYNLPIFINNYNANIDNINEKFRIKLNHFNVDKIFESDTIKHKKDNGIKFFSEKRLKNITGKLNHSADK from the coding sequence ATGGTAAATAATAAAATACTAATTGCAGGAATGCATAGATCAGGAACTTCTTTAAGTGCAAATTTATTAAGAGAATCAGGTTTGTTTATTGGTGATGATTTGATGAATGGTGGTTTTGATAATAAAAACGGTCATTTTGAAGATTACGAATTTGTAAATTTGCAAGAGAAAGATTTACGTCGTAAAGGGTTTGAGAGTACTGGCTTAAAAAATATTGAAAACTTTAACTTTGAATTTGACAATCAAAGTAAAGCTTTAATAAAAGAGATTATAAAAAAAAGAGAAACACATGATGTTTGGGGTTGGAAAGATCCAAGAAGCACATTGTATTTACTTGCATGGAAAAAAATAATTCCAGATTTAAAAGTTATTGCAATATATAGGGACTACGATGAAGTTGTAAATTCATTGGATAGAAGATATTGGTATAAAATAAAGAATAAAGTGAATTATGATTCATTTAGACGTTTTATCCATAAGCTTATTTATCCCGTTAATAGTCAGTACTTAAAGTATAATCATTACAAAGCGTGGAGCGTTTACAATGAAAGTATTTTAAAATTTAAAGAGCTTTATCCACAGGACATTGTAATTTATAATTTACCTATTTTTATAAATAATTACAACGCTAACATTGATAATATAAATGAAAAATTTAGGATAAAATTAAATCATTTTAATGTAGATAAAATTTTCGAATCAGATACCATTAAGCACAAGAAGGATAACGGTATTAAATTTTTTAGTGAAAAAAGATTAAAGAATATTACAGGAAAATTAAATCATTCAGCAGATAAATAA
- a CDS encoding glycosyltransferase family protein: MKKKKVLFILSGNLSTTPRALKSILSMKDDYHCDTLLVNRMKSWKDKDFDIIKSNNLNVTTLELGRDPFFNWFKSTILEKGAKLIYKKANKNISVNAYASNKAAIILKTHLSTLNLSDVDLVIGHSEGSMYPCWYVNKKWSIPFVFDVEDFHPGETISVDTINEKNRREYLMKTILPEASGLIFASPLIGKYTLDLIGDHPNSDVILNGFNDTEFKLTNNKVHFDEVGDSLRFVWFSQKIGYGRGLEELFEALSKILLNSHQVKLDLTLIGELDEKFNTDIIQNFQKKLGNSEIKVNVESSLPQKELHERLSRFDVGLALEFNSSDLNRQICLTNKIITYAQAGLFILATDTKAQKQFLHEFTELGALCGQTVNEIENSILELLERNDEIKREKEQRFEIGKQLSWNTEEKKLRRLWKKIL; this comes from the coding sequence ATGAAAAAAAAGAAGGTACTTTTTATTTTATCGGGCAACCTATCAACGACTCCAAGGGCTTTAAAATCTATTCTTTCAATGAAAGATGATTATCACTGTGATACTCTATTAGTTAATAGAATGAAGTCATGGAAAGACAAAGATTTTGATATTATTAAGTCAAATAATTTAAATGTTACTACCTTAGAATTAGGTAGAGATCCTTTTTTTAATTGGTTTAAATCAACAATATTAGAGAAAGGTGCAAAATTAATTTATAAAAAAGCAAATAAAAATATAAGTGTTAATGCTTATGCGAGTAATAAAGCTGCAATTATATTAAAAACGCACTTGAGTACTCTAAATTTGTCAGATGTAGATTTAGTTATCGGACATAGTGAAGGGAGCATGTACCCTTGTTGGTATGTTAATAAGAAGTGGAGTATTCCGTTTGTTTTTGATGTAGAAGATTTCCATCCAGGAGAAACTATCTCTGTTGATACTATAAATGAAAAAAATCGGAGAGAGTATCTCATGAAAACAATTCTTCCCGAAGCTAGTGGGTTAATTTTTGCAAGTCCACTGATAGGAAAATATACTTTGGATTTAATTGGTGACCATCCAAATAGTGATGTTATACTAAATGGATTTAACGATACTGAATTTAAATTAACAAATAATAAGGTTCATTTCGATGAGGTGGGTGATTCGTTAAGATTTGTTTGGTTTAGCCAAAAAATTGGCTACGGTCGTGGTTTAGAGGAGTTATTTGAAGCATTGTCTAAAATATTATTAAATTCACATCAAGTAAAATTGGATTTAACTTTAATTGGAGAGTTAGACGAGAAATTTAATACAGATATAATTCAAAATTTTCAAAAAAAACTAGGTAATAGTGAAATAAAAGTAAATGTTGAATCGTCTTTACCTCAAAAAGAATTGCATGAAAGGTTAAGTCGTTTTGATGTAGGTTTGGCTTTAGAGTTTAACTCTAGTGATTTAAATCGTCAAATTTGTCTAACTAATAAGATAATTACTTATGCCCAGGCAGGATTATTCATTCTTGCAACCGACACAAAAGCACAAAAACAATTCCTCCATGAATTTACAGAATTAGGTGCTCTCTGTGGGCAAACAGTAAATGAAATCGAAAATTCTATTTTAGAATTGTTAGAACGGAATGATGAAATTAAAAGAGAAAAAGAGCAACGTTTTGAAATAGGTAAACAACTAAGTTGGAACACTGAAGAAAAAAAATTGCGTCGTCTTTGGAAAAAAATATTATAA
- a CDS encoding glycosyltransferase, translated as MKILIAVDPEIPVPPLLYGGVERLVDGLIKAYLKYNHEVILVAHEDSKALCTKMYAWPAKHSRGKMNVLLNTKRLFSVVSKENPDIIHSFARLLYLFPVMKFKNIPMVMTYGREISEKTTSLGYKLAGNKLKFTACGAHMLKNLQNKEPFVPIHNFTETDYYVPDYNLETEYLFFLGRIEDIKGTKEAIEVALKTNQKLIIAGNIQPGHDEYFETEIKPYLSNQLIEYVGPVNDEQKLNYLQKASAFLFPIKWEEPFGIVMAEAMACGVPVIGFRRGSVPEVVKDEDTGFIVDNVEQMVEAVKKIDSIDRRKVRQDCVNRFSLDFISNQYLSLFDSMLKG; from the coding sequence ATGAAAATATTAATAGCAGTAGATCCAGAGATACCAGTTCCACCTTTATTGTATGGAGGAGTTGAGCGTCTAGTTGATGGACTGATAAAGGCCTATTTGAAGTACAATCATGAAGTTATTCTAGTTGCACATGAGGATAGTAAGGCATTATGTACTAAAATGTATGCATGGCCAGCTAAACATTCGAGAGGAAAAATGAATGTATTATTAAATACGAAGAGATTATTTTCTGTAGTGAGTAAGGAGAATCCGGATATCATTCATAGTTTTGCAAGGTTATTATATTTGTTTCCAGTAATGAAGTTTAAGAATATTCCTATGGTAATGACCTATGGGAGAGAGATAAGTGAAAAAACGACTAGTCTAGGTTATAAGTTAGCAGGTAATAAATTAAAGTTTACAGCATGTGGAGCACATATGTTGAAAAATTTACAAAATAAAGAACCTTTTGTTCCAATTCATAATTTTACCGAGACAGATTATTATGTTCCTGATTATAATTTAGAAACGGAATATTTGTTTTTCTTAGGTAGAATTGAAGATATTAAAGGTACTAAGGAAGCGATTGAAGTAGCACTTAAAACCAATCAAAAACTTATTATTGCAGGTAATATTCAGCCAGGACATGATGAATATTTTGAAACAGAGATTAAACCATATCTTTCAAATCAATTAATTGAATATGTAGGACCTGTTAATGATGAACAAAAGCTTAATTATTTACAGAAGGCTTCGGCATTTTTGTTTCCTATTAAATGGGAAGAGCCATTTGGAATAGTTATGGCAGAAGCTATGGCTTGTGGTGTGCCTGTAATAGGTTTTAGAAGAGGTTCTGTCCCAGAAGTTGTAAAAGATGAAGACACTGGATTCATTGTAGATAATGTTGAACAAATGGTTGAGGCTGTTAAAAAAATAGATAGCATAGACCGTAGAAAAGTTAGACAGGATTGCGTAAATAGATTTTCTCTTGATTTTATTTCTAATCAATATTTAAGTTTATTTGATAGTATGTTAAAAGGATAA
- a CDS encoding glycosyltransferase family protein: MNILYPICPNQENSYLLNIVDNIEGVDYELSTLSFFDKSKKYDIIHVQWPEAIFDWNIPSDNNLLELESALTHWKNIGAKIIVTKHNEFPHSKNVNQLKAYQIVYNYVDVIIHFGESNMLKSLYPNVENVIISHPLYENLPNSISKAESRKKLKISDDRFVMVCFGNFRSKEELKLTLNAFKLLKHRKKTLLTSKWPKLFSWKKEPLKRFKHELLLFRKYFDSKYRINNIDYVEEKDIQTFLNASDFVFIPRLDTLNSGNIPLAFTFKKVVVGPCIGNIGEILRTTGNPSFSPKKMNSLSSALEEAKESTILGKGDMNYEYGIEFWSIKNVAKMHSDLYFRLFEEK, from the coding sequence ATGAACATTTTATATCCAATTTGTCCAAATCAAGAAAATAGTTATTTGTTAAATATCGTAGATAATATTGAAGGGGTTGATTATGAATTATCCACATTGAGTTTTTTCGATAAATCGAAAAAATATGATATAATACACGTACAATGGCCTGAAGCTATTTTTGATTGGAATATTCCATCTGATAACAATTTATTAGAATTAGAATCGGCTTTAACACATTGGAAAAATATTGGAGCTAAAATTATAGTAACAAAACATAATGAGTTTCCACATTCTAAAAATGTTAATCAATTAAAGGCTTATCAAATTGTATATAATTATGTAGATGTAATAATTCATTTCGGTGAATCGAATATGTTAAAATCATTATACCCTAATGTTGAAAATGTAATTATTTCACATCCCTTATACGAAAATTTACCTAATAGTATTTCTAAAGCGGAAAGTCGAAAAAAATTAAAAATTTCTGATGATAGATTTGTTATGGTTTGCTTTGGTAATTTTAGAAGTAAGGAAGAATTGAAGTTAACACTTAACGCTTTTAAATTACTAAAGCATAGAAAAAAAACCTTATTGACATCTAAATGGCCAAAACTTTTTAGTTGGAAAAAGGAACCGTTAAAAAGATTTAAACATGAGTTATTATTATTTCGAAAATATTTTGATTCTAAATATAGAATAAATAATATTGATTATGTTGAGGAAAAAGATATTCAAACTTTCTTGAATGCCAGTGATTTTGTTTTTATCCCAAGGTTGGATACATTAAATTCTGGTAATATTCCACTTGCTTTTACTTTTAAAAAAGTGGTTGTAGGTCCATGTATTGGAAATATTGGAGAAATTCTGAGAACTACAGGTAATCCGTCATTTAGTCCAAAAAAAATGAATTCATTATCTTCAGCATTAGAAGAAGCTAAGGAGTCTACGATTTTGGGAAAAGGCGATATGAATTATGAATATGGAATTGAATTTTGGAGTATCAAAAATGTGGCAAAAATGCATTCCGATTTATATTTTAGGTTATTTGAGGAAAAGTAA